From one Notolabrus celidotus isolate fNotCel1 chromosome 24, fNotCel1.pri, whole genome shotgun sequence genomic stretch:
- the LOC117808077 gene encoding gamma-crystallin M2-like: MGKIIFYEDRNFQGRHHECISDCADLHPYFNRCNSIRVESGCFMVYERPHYLGHQYFLRRGEYSDNQRMIGINDCIRSCRMIPMHRGSYKIRLYERPDMGGQMQEVSDDCPNVQDRLRMSDINSCNVVDGHWLLYDQPNYRGRTYYLRPGEYRRYSDWGGASPRIGSLRRITDFN; the protein is encoded by the exons ATGGGAAAG ATCATATTCTACGAGGACAGGAACTTCCAGGGTCGGCACCATGAGTGCATCAGCGACTGTGCTGACCTCCATCCGTACTTTAACCGCTGTAACTCCATCCGTGTGGAGAGCGGCTGCTTCATGGTGTACGAGAGACCGCACTACCTGGGTCATCAGTACTTCCTCCGCCGGGGGGAGTACTCCGACAACCAGCGCATGATCGGCATCAACGACTGCATCCGCTCCTGCCGCATGATCCCCATG CACCGTGGCTCCTACAAAATAAGACTGTATGAGCGTCCGGACATGGGCGGACAGATGCAGGAGGTAAGCGACGACTGTCCCAACGTGCAGGACCGCCTGCGGATGTCTGATATTAACTCGTGCAATGTTGTGGACGGCCACTGGCTTCTGTACGACCAGCCGAACTACAGGGGCAGAACCTACTACCTGAGGCCCGGCGAGTACCGCAGGTACAGCGACTGGGGCGGAGCCAGTCCAAGGATCGGCTCTCTCAGGCGAATCACTGACTTCAACTAG
- the LOC117808079 gene encoding gamma-crystallin 2-like, with product MGKITFYEDRNFQGRTYECSGECSDLHSHFSRCNSIKVDSGNWMVYERPNYMGYQYYLRRGEYSDYQRWMGFNDCVRSCKMIPSHQGSHRMMIYERPELGGQMMELTDDCPSLNERFHNSDINSCNVMDGNWILYEHPHYRGRQYLLHPGQYRRFNEWGGNSPRVGSIKRISM from the exons ATGGGGAAG ATCACCTTCTACGAGGACAGGAACTTTCAGGGTCGCACCTATGAGTGCAGCGGTGAGTGCTCTGACCTGCACTCTCACTTCAGCCGCTGTAACTCCATCAAGGTGGACAGTGGGAACTGGATGGTCTATGAGAGACCAAACTACATGGGGTACCAGTACTACCTGAGGAGGGGGGAGTACTCAGACTACCAGCGCTGGATGGGATTCAACGACTGCGTGCGGTCCTGCAAGATGATCCCTTCG CATCAAGGATCCCACAGGATGATGATCTACGAGCGCCCAGAGCTCGGAGGACAGATGATGGAGCTGACCGACGACTGCCCTTCTCTGAACGAGCGCTTCCATAACAGCGACATCAACTCCTGCAACGTGATGGATGGAAACTGGATCCTTTACGAGCACCCTCACTACAGGGGACGGCAGTATCTGCTGCATCCTGGTCAGTACAGGAGGTTCAACGAGTGGGGAGGCAACAGTCCCAGAGTGGGATCCATCAAACGTATCTCTATGTGA